In Fusarium verticillioides 7600 chromosome 6, whole genome shotgun sequence, the sequence GGCGGCGGAAGAGCCGGTGTACAATTTCAGTTGAGAGGCTCACCGGAGAAGTATTTCACATAATGGAGATTAATAGAGATATCatcagatcaagaaagtctAGGTGAGCAGTTGTGAGGCCACAAGATACAAACTTCAGGATGTGTAGGAGAATCAGGCCACACGCACCTATTGCCTAATAGTGTCATGACCGATGCACTTCTCCTCTCGGCAACGTCGGTAGATCTGGagatcaactccatcagCCAGTTATTCTCTCTACGTAGGTTACAATGTCTCTCCCTATGATACAACGGAATTGCAAATCCGGTGCTTGGCAGAACTTCCCTTGTCTCCGCGTTGTACCTCTTTGCTGAACCAAGAGGCACAACGGTACCTGAAAGCAAATTTGGAGAAAGGACACGCTGAAGCGTCCACTATAACCGACGGGCCAACCACTGAAAGGGATGCATCCCCGCTCTGAGGACTCAGTGGGTTTCGGTGATCCACCCCtcgtcaccgtcaccaagCCAATTGAGCGACCTCCACTAACCAAGGTTGGAGCtgttctctttcttccctctTATTTAtcctttcctcctcctcctcttttttcACTCTTCCTCTCTGAACGGAACAATCTcccctctttcttctcttttttgGTATATTTCGCTttcagatcatcatggcttcacCTGTTGCTTCTGCCGCCCTCAAGGCACGCGTTCGCAATCCCGCTATGCTTAAGAAGCTTGCGCGACCTGAGGATCTGATGCACCACTTTCCCAATGGCTCTTATATCGGCTGGTCTGGCTTTACAGCTGTTGGATACCCCAAGTACGTGAACTACCCTCTCCTGCACAATTGACTACTCTGCAATTACTTCGAGTGTCGAGTTTCAGACTCCGCACCGGCTATTATCGTCATTACCCGAGCTTGGCGCAAACAATGCAACTGACAATCGCATCAGGAAGGTTCCCGCTGCTATGGCCGACTACGTCGAGCAGAACAACCTCCAGAGCAAGATGAAGTACTCCCTGTTCGTCGGTGCCTCGGCCGGTTCCGAGACGGAGAACCGATGGGCTGCTCTCGACATGATCAACCGACGAAGCCCTCACCAGGTCGGCAAGGACATCGCCAAGGGAATCAACTCTGGACGAatcaacttcttcgacaagcATTTGTCCATGTTCCCCTCTGATCTCGTCTATGTACGTAACCGCAAAAGCGCAGAATGGAAATTTGTTGATTGCGGCCCCACCATTCGGCCTCGCTTTAATCTCCCACCGAGCTATTGCGGCTCCGATAAGACAATCGGCTGACAATTTGACTCTAGGGCTTCTACACCAAGGATCGATCAAACAGCAACCTTGATGTCACCGTCGTGGAAGCGACAGACATTCTCGAGGATGGCAGCTTTGTTCCCGGTGCCTCTGTTGGTGCTACTCCCGAGTTGATCCAGATGGCTGACAAGGTACGTCaccgccaagctcaagcccgCATCGCCAACTTTTAGTTACTGACAATTGCGCTTGGTAGATCATCATCGAGGTCAACACCGCCATCCCCTCTTTCAAGGGTCTCCACGACATTACCTTCACCGACGTCCCTCCCCACCGCACTCCCTACAACATCACCGCTGTCGAGGACCGCATTGGTTCCCCCTCAGTCAAGGTCGACCCCTCCAAGGTCGTCGCTATCGTCGAGTCCGATTACTGGGATGCCACCGGCCCCAACGCTGATGCCGACGAGTCATCTCGCCGGATCGCCGGCCACCTGATTGAGTTCTTCGAGCACGAGGTTGCCCAGGGCCGCATGCCCGCCAACCTTCTGCCTCTCCAGTCCGGTATCGGCAACGTCGCCAACGCTATTGTCGGCGGTCTCAACGagtccaagttcaagaacctcaaggtcTGGACAGAGGTCATCCAGGATACtttcctcgatctcttcgacTCTGGAAAGCTCGACTACGCTACTGCCACCTCAATCCGCTTCTCTCCCGATGGTTTCAAGCGCTTCTACGATAACTGGGATGCCTACGCcgacaagatcctcctccGAAGTCAGGCTGTCTCCAACGCTcccgagatcatcaagcgTCTGGGTGTTATCGGCATGAACACCCCCGTCGAGGTCGACATCTTCGCCCACGCCAACTCCACCTGCGTTAGCGGAACACGCATGCTCAACGGTCTCGGCGGTTCAGCCGATTTCCTCCGCAACTCCAAGTACTCCATCATGCACACACCATCCAGCCGACCCTCCAAGACTGATCCCCACGGTGTGTCCTGCATCGTCCCCATGGTCACCCACGTAGACCAGACCGAGCACGATCTTGACGTTATCGTCACTGAGCAAGGTCTTGCCGACGTTCGCGGTCTCTCACCCCGTGAGCGCGCCcgcgtcatcatcaacaagtgCGCGCACCCCAAGTACCAGCCCATCCTGAGCCACTACTTCGACAAGGCTGAGTCGGAGGGTCTGAAGAAGGGTATGGGACATGAGCCTCACCTTCTCTTCAACGCTTTCGACCTGCACAAGGCTCTGGCTGAGGAGGGTAGCatgctcaaggtcaagcctTGGTAAGAAATTGGCTATATCTTAATGAAAGAGGGGGAAAAGAACGAAAGAAAGGGCGGTTGTACTGATATGAATGACATTTTGCGTAGCTATTTTTTTGGGATATGTTTTTGTTGGTCTAAATAGATGATTTGGATGATAATTCCCCAGCAATTGAGCATTGAAACCTTGACCATCTGGATTGATCATTGAAGTGTGACATCATTGTTGGATTGTCTGTGCTTAGCGGAGTCGGGGTGAGTTCTGGGTCCGACACTTTTGTGGtggcttgagcttggagatggagggtTGTCGGGGGTGCGGACAGATCTCCGTTCACCTGATGGACTTGCTCTGTAACTAGTTCACAGCAGGTGTTTGGAAGATATTTTTCGTCTACTTAATGTACTACAATTGTCTTTAATTAGATTTTGGGGAACAAAGGTTATTACAACTTGATAATGGCGTTGAGCCAAAATGTGCCGCCATAGAGATGGCCCGGTTAACTTGGCGAACATCAAGGAAGCTGACCTtatgaagaagattgaaTAGACCTCTTAAATTATATACGTAATAAATTTGTAAGCTTTTCAACGCATCGTTTATAACTATCcttaattaatttaatttcTTATCTCTTTTACATCCTAGATTGGATATCTCTCCTACAATCTCACAAGTACAGGGTATTCCCAGCCAGCAATCAATCACCGTTAACAGCATTTAAAGAAGTATTACCGTTCAAGTACTTATGCATGGTTTCAGAGAAGACCAAGCTCTCATTGTTCCAACAGATACGCAACGCGCCTTTGCGTATATCTTTCAGCTTTGCCTaccttcaacctcattggcttcttcgaTACTGCCTTGTCTAACTCAGCTTTAGCGCCGAGGCGTTTTCGTCCTCGCAAGGCATAATCAGTTCTTCATAACAACTTCAAACTAATAACAACCGGTTCAACTTTACATATGAGACTCAAACCTCGAATGAATGGCAAATGCAACGGAAAGCCTCAACCGCTGGGCCCTCGTCTCCTCTCTCTACGGCCCCGGCACCTTCTGGAGCTGGCTCATCATCGTAGCCTCTGTCTTCACAAGCTGGACCGTCAACCCAATCACAAAACGATTGGACTCAATCACAAACGACACAATCGCCGCGCTTACACTGCCTGTGGTCGCAGCTGTAGATGCACTCTACCAACTTGCCAAATATGACCGACCTGACCGTCCACGATTGCTTTTGAGCGATTCACCAGAAGATATCCAGCTCGTCGCTGCGCTTGAGGCCCCGCTTGCTATCTGTGAAGTCTACGTTGTGCTGGCGATTTTCCTGCATAGCGCTGCGTCGAGGCGACATCAGTGGAAGAGGGTGGGCTGTGTTACTTTATCGACTCTTTTGTGCTTTTCGCCGCAGCTGGTTATCTTCTTCACATACCCTGATCTCCCTGTATCAAGAAGCACTTTCGCTCGACCATTTCTATTCAACTTTGTTATAGCGCTGGGCTTCATATCGGggatcatggccatcatgacagGAGTGTCCATTGTTCGGACTGTTGTTGTCACCGTGTATCGCAGAGCTAAGCCTTCCAGCAGTGAAGACCAAGAGAAGCCTATAGAGAGGCGCAGCGGATTCGAGAAATGGTCGAATATCTTTGCAGCAGTTCTCATCGCAAGTATCATCTCATTTGTTAAATATGGGTTTGTTGGCAACACGATGGCCTTTGCTATGGGCGTGCTCGGATATCAAACTCGCATGATAAGATTTATGCCCAAGAGTAACGTCTGTCTTACGGATTTGGATCAGATTGTTGCGTTGGCAGGCGGTGCCTTTACGCTTTTGTTCAGTATATATGATGCTGCGAAGGGTTGGCGATCTTCATCTCGCGCTGACATTGGAAACCATAGCTAGGCCTGTGCGAGCCATCATGTTAATACAGTTTTGGGTATTTCTTGGTGTCCTGGAGCGTCCACATGAATAACGTTGGATGGGTTCTCGGGCTTACATGAGATCTAGGGGGTCAAAACTCTATTTGGCTTggtaatattaataaagaaCGTCACTGCTGACAGAAGTCCAGCCTCCGATCTGGATCTTTTATGACACGAATTACTGAGATTGCCAAAGTTTCATCAAGCCCCAGCAGCAATGAAGCTCTATGACGCCCCAGCATCCAACCCAATGGTTGTTCGCCTCTTCGTACTTGAAAGAGGTGGCATAGGCAGGTTCCCGCGCTCGTTCTCGACAATGGCTTTGTACTCACGGAAGTAACCGTCATCTGCGAGTATCTCGATGAGATAGCCCGGGGTGGCATATCACTCTTTGGCGAAACACCCCTCGAGCGTGCCGAAACACGCATGTGGCTTAGACGAATGGATCTCGAAATCGCACAACCTGTCATATCATGGGTTCGTAATGATCCGGGCACTGCAGACTTCTATATAGGACATCAAATTCCTGATCCGGAAGCGAGATTGGCACAGAAGGTTACTATTCAGCAGTATCTGAACCTGTTGGATGAGCAGCTGGAGGGAACGAAATATTTTTGCGGCGAGAGGTTTTCGGCGGCGGATATTCACTTCTATAGTCTGATGAAGGGAAAGACTACGGGTACGGCGCCGTGGATACTTCATCCCGGGAGGAAGAATGTTGTCGGATATTTTGAGAGGATGGATGCTAGGGAGGCTAGCAAGAAGGCGCTGGAGGTCTTTGGAGCCAGACTTGAGGCTCAATAGACGAGTCCGATGGAACAATTCTAAA encodes:
- a CDS encoding acetyl-CoA hydrolase, encoding MASPVASAALKARVRNPAMLKKLARPEDLMHHFPNGSYIGWSGFTAVGYPKKVPAAMADYVEQNNLQSKMKYSLFVGASAGSETENRWAALDMINRRSPHQVGKDIAKGINSGRINFFDKHLSMFPSDLVYGFYTKDRSNSNLDVTVVEATDILEDGSFVPGASVGATPELIQMADKIIIEVNTAIPSFKGLHDITFTDVPPHRTPYNITAVEDRIGSPSVKVDPSKVVAIVESDYWDATGPNADADESSRRIAGHLIEFFEHEVAQGRMPANLLPLQSGIGNVANAIVGGLNESKFKNLKVWTEVIQDTFLDLFDSGKLDYATATSIRFSPDGFKRFYDNWDAYADKILLRSQAVSNAPEIIKRLGVIGMNTPVEVDIFAHANSTCVSGTRMLNGLGGSADFLRNSKYSIMHTPSSRPSKTDPHGVSCIVPMVTHVDQTEHDLDVIVTEQGLADVRGLSPRERARVIINKCAHPKYQPILSHYFDKAESEGLKKGMGHEPHLLFNAFDLHKALAEEGSMLKVKPW